Proteins co-encoded in one Acidobacteriota bacterium genomic window:
- a CDS encoding energy transducer TonB, producing the protein MFEDSLIESAGKLKTKRGVTTAFSFVVQIILIGVLILIPLIYTEALPKQQLMTFLVAPPPPPPPPPPAAAPMKVVKQIQSEVINGALRTPTKIPEKVKMITEEEAPPSAGVSGVVGGVPGGIAGGQMGGVIGGIISSTPMSVPKVATPQRVRVSGGVTAGNAIYSPKPQYPPIAKTARIQGSVVLHAVISKNGAIEQLQVVSGHPMLTQSALETVRQWKYKPYYLNGEPVEVDTTITVNFTLGGGG; encoded by the coding sequence ATGTTTGAAGACAGCCTGATCGAATCGGCGGGCAAGCTGAAGACCAAGCGCGGAGTGACGACCGCGTTCTCGTTCGTGGTCCAGATCATTCTTATCGGCGTGCTGATCCTCATCCCGCTGATCTACACCGAAGCGCTGCCCAAGCAGCAGCTCATGACCTTCCTGGTGGCGCCGCCACCGCCGCCACCGCCGCCACCGCCGGCCGCGGCGCCGATGAAGGTGGTGAAGCAGATCCAGTCGGAAGTGATCAACGGCGCCCTGCGCACCCCCACCAAGATCCCTGAAAAAGTGAAGATGATCACGGAAGAGGAAGCGCCACCCTCGGCCGGAGTATCAGGCGTGGTGGGTGGCGTCCCCGGTGGAATCGCGGGCGGGCAGATGGGCGGCGTGATCGGGGGCATCATCAGTTCGACCCCGATGTCCGTGCCCAAGGTGGCGACGCCGCAGCGGGTGCGCGTCTCGGGTGGTGTGACCGCCGGCAACGCGATCTACAGTCCCAAGCCGCAATATCCGCCGATCGCCAAGACGGCCCGCATCCAGGGGTCGGTCGTGTTGCATGCCGTGATAAGCAAGAATGGGGCGATTGAGCAGCTACAGGTGGTCAGCGGGCATCCTATGCTTACGCAGTCGGCTCTAGAGACTGTACGGCAGTGGAAGTACAAGCCGTACTACCTCAATGGCGAGCCGGTGGAAGTGGACACCACCATCACCGTGAACTTCACGTTGGGTGGCGGCGGATAA